One Chlorobaculum limnaeum genomic window carries:
- a CDS encoding contractile injection system tape measure protein — protein MTTVERHTIGKQFLDIRYNGSATGAMALQSAISGLNRHGIAPRIEQILDRHADSASVLKIDRLEVDAGAVPLEEIESRLPAMIAEALDKALADIAMPEAKISGEAIEESPARRLSEAEAAVDALLFFLRHGTLPATWRPQSHESFEAQLHEAWKRPDLARQTAEALASPTARQRLLAQFSRQIPVTLLETLLPDAMPVIEKILDNFRNAGLPEESTGRIERELIDEALALSTRRTNISTEELQVMLVEIAMSLPEIQASVPDDFRSDESLKNPRSQEKSRTSATDSAEGETARVTRDSAPPAHRESDETPLSGQSESDLAHSDNHPPNMSSETAAQDGQSTPSGNQRSDRSVGVTERSPDSFSVSRDANTGNRTTGNSSPEQTNEPWAHGASGDRPATTSQASFSGSGSDSTAKHQDSGHQRTPFRHTAEPVPEHPDERRGLYVENAGLVLLHPFLPQMFEALGIAGDDELLRPGEALRLLHYLATGDETAPEYELALPKILCGLPPASLAGEAGPFTDEEREESAALLSAVIRHWEALKNTSPDGLREAFLKRPGKLTRWHDGGWLLQVESNSFDILLDRLPWGFSMIRLPWMPSMLHVEWRF, from the coding sequence ATGACAACAGTCGAGCGACATACCATCGGCAAGCAGTTTCTCGACATCCGCTACAACGGTTCCGCAACCGGAGCGATGGCGCTTCAGTCGGCTATTTCCGGCCTGAACCGACACGGCATCGCTCCGAGGATCGAGCAGATTCTCGATCGCCATGCTGACTCCGCGAGCGTGCTCAAAATCGACAGGCTCGAAGTCGACGCAGGAGCCGTGCCGCTCGAAGAGATCGAATCGCGCCTGCCCGCCATGATCGCCGAGGCACTCGACAAGGCGCTCGCAGACATTGCGATGCCGGAGGCGAAAATTTCCGGCGAAGCCATCGAAGAGTCGCCCGCCAGAAGACTTTCGGAGGCGGAGGCCGCCGTCGATGCGCTGCTCTTTTTCCTCCGGCATGGCACCCTTCCTGCGACGTGGAGGCCGCAATCGCACGAGAGCTTCGAGGCGCAACTGCACGAAGCATGGAAGCGCCCCGACCTCGCACGGCAGACCGCCGAAGCGCTCGCCTCCCCGACGGCGCGGCAACGCCTCCTCGCGCAGTTCTCGCGACAAATTCCCGTGACGTTGCTCGAAACGCTGTTGCCCGACGCGATGCCGGTCATCGAGAAAATCCTCGACAACTTCCGCAACGCCGGGTTGCCGGAGGAATCGACAGGCAGGATCGAGCGTGAATTGATCGACGAGGCACTCGCCCTCTCAACCAGACGGACAAACATCTCGACCGAAGAGCTTCAAGTGATGCTCGTTGAGATCGCAATGAGCTTGCCGGAGATTCAGGCAAGCGTTCCGGACGATTTCCGAAGCGATGAATCCCTGAAGAATCCGCGCTCCCAAGAAAAATCGCGCACGTCTGCCACGGACAGCGCAGAGGGCGAAACAGCCCGTGTGACGCGCGACTCCGCGCCGCCAGCGCATCGGGAGAGCGACGAGACGCCGCTTTCAGGGCAAAGCGAATCTGACCTCGCCCATTCGGACAACCATCCGCCGAACATGTCGTCCGAAACGGCAGCACAGGATGGACAGAGCACGCCATCCGGCAATCAGCGTTCGGACAGATCAGTCGGAGTAACGGAGAGGTCACCGGACTCCTTTTCCGTCTCACGCGACGCGAACACGGGTAATCGAACGACCGGCAATTCGTCACCCGAACAAACAAACGAACCGTGGGCTCACGGAGCATCCGGGGATCGACCCGCGACCACATCGCAGGCATCGTTCTCCGGTTCTGGCAGCGACTCAACAGCGAAACACCAGGACTCCGGCCATCAGCGGACGCCGTTCCGGCACACGGCGGAACCCGTCCCGGAGCATCCCGACGAACGGCGCGGGCTGTACGTCGAAAATGCCGGGCTGGTGCTGCTCCACCCGTTCCTGCCGCAGATGTTCGAGGCGCTGGGGATTGCCGGGGATGACGAGCTGCTCCGGCCCGGCGAGGCGCTCCGGCTGCTGCATTATCTGGCGACCGGCGACGAGACCGCGCCGGAATACGAGCTTGCGCTCCCCAAAATTCTCTGCGGCCTCCCGCCGGCGAGCCTTGCCGGAGAGGCGGGGCCCTTCACGGACGAAGAGCGCGAAGAGTCGGCGGCTCTGCTTTCGGCGGTCATCCGCCACTGGGAGGCGCTGAAAAACACCAGTCCGGATGGACTCCGGGAAGCGTTTCTGAAACGCCCCGGCAAGCTGACCCGCTGGCATGACGGCGGCTGGCTGTTGCAGGTCGAATCGAACAGTTTCGACATTCTGCTGGATCGGCTCCCGTGGGGCTTTTCGATGATCCGGCTGCCCTGGATGCCATCGATGCTCCATGTCGAGTGGCGTTTCTGA
- a CDS encoding PAAR domain-containing protein, translated as MAFAARVGDMIVSTATQGAPVPIIPPGAPTVLIGGMPAARQGDSCGADAIAMGSTTVLIGGMPAARVGDPTAGGGTVMPPGAVTVLIGG; from the coding sequence ATGGCATTCGCGGCACGAGTCGGCGACATGATCGTCAGCACAGCAACGCAGGGCGCGCCGGTGCCCATCATCCCGCCCGGAGCGCCAACGGTGCTCATCGGCGGAATGCCCGCCGCGAGGCAGGGCGACTCCTGCGGCGCGGACGCCATCGCGATGGGCTCGACCACCGTCCTCATCGGCGGCATGCCCGCCGCCCGGGTCGGCGACCCGACCGCCGGAGGCGGCACTGTCATGCCCCCCGGCGCAGTAACAGTTTTAATCGGAGGGTAG
- a CDS encoding GPW/gp25 family protein: MQYPFLGRGWAFPPVFDRNLPGARMLEDEADIASSLAVLLGTAQGERVMMPWFGCNLDELIYESLDTRIKTLVADKIESAILYHEPRIRLEKVSIEKSDENEGILLISIDYLVKATNSRFNMVYPFYIQEGTDIDMAITVNPLGEN; the protein is encoded by the coding sequence ATGCAATACCCTTTTCTTGGACGTGGCTGGGCCTTCCCTCCGGTGTTCGACCGGAACCTGCCGGGCGCGCGGATGCTCGAAGACGAGGCGGACATCGCGTCGAGCCTCGCGGTGCTGCTCGGCACGGCGCAAGGCGAGCGGGTCATGATGCCGTGGTTCGGCTGCAATCTCGATGAGCTGATCTACGAAAGCCTCGACACACGGATCAAAACCCTCGTCGCCGACAAAATCGAGTCGGCCATTCTCTACCACGAACCGCGCATCCGGCTCGAAAAGGTCTCGATAGAAAAAAGCGACGAAAACGAAGGCATCCTGCTCATCAGCATCGACTACTTAGTCAAGGCCACCAACTCGCGTTTCAACATGGTGTATCCGTTCTACATCCAGGAGGGCACCGACATCGATATGGCAATAACCGTCAATCCTCTGGGGGAGAACTGA
- a CDS encoding baseplate J/gp47 family protein has translation MKQANPDRLMRDGTSRKQRFPAALDPSSAPIDGRRPEELIAFARNYSASVRYHDQNNAEIDDWKRFFSEDIAVRVACAAIENVERYRRRIKELLDILKNEGGAASEAQPATVLGWLFSDIGTLARELDRLKEGFDPAVALKATLRNLIASRLAPAFGKLVAAFKGGVKLGHIQPETEADGEIVIFEAAPEPFEAICAAGLSKEWITGEATEWAAYIDSIGADETLYATLPGLDAYGRLARHNLFTSQLDLFLKACARTVADAKAALPELLTGRDDHQPHYALFLAFVQLMELSRTHLNTLTARHLDFYYKEVLKLAPNASEPDKVHLLFELVKNRETARLEAGTLFKGKDEAGRSIEYALDEELVANRAAVEAMRAVRHSLNSDDKPRLYAWPKIDSGDGIGGEITATDGQWHPFLNGTGVTSLAEVGFVIASNCLLLREGNREITLTLEFTGGKVSQTAFCNSFDFYLSTGKKWVQATLDTAKLSNSASKKITISLLFDGAQSAVEPMTGADPGNALPATLPMLKAVLKQESAKSLPLSTLQELRLNAAKSQLDISVGYGGDNQPDGYGLKSLAVSNKFGDLKTDKPFQPFGATPESGDWLVVGSDELFQKKGARFQLRIVWKGLPFWRGDIDFDWVNEFYPKADFAFLKQGAWPEKNELENQRLFSWKNAEVAIPASKTALPALALTETHFDTTRYTLDSRCGFMKLTLDGDFGHKLYPLTLSRYMMRVAAKDTELVDDCMTLWKKERHSLYVWKDGRKEPKNPKNFTSQFVETFSKCLPVEPYTPVIESLTLSYTASTTLSDAALYQLTPFGSKAIAPGEETGLLHRFDNEGEFYLGIGDFTPGQNLTVLFQLAEGSAAPTVSKPEKHVSWSWLRSNEWVDFETSEMSDDTTQLTRSGIIRFAVPATATSGDALLGGEKLHWLRATIREKPEAVCKIIAVATQAARATRVTGGDSAGQLAAESIKKAVTPDASVKKITQPYASFGGRKAEDETAFRTRVSERLRHRNRAITMWDYERLVLEAFPQIYKVKCLNHTRYEPGATGAGIYRELAPGHVTIVTVPNLRNSNAVDPLRPYTSLGDLDLVRTFLEAHTSEFVTLHVQNPAFETIETGFSVRFMPGINEAFYKALLQQELTRFLSPWAFEEGMDIAFGGRIHKSSLIDFVEERSYVDYVTAFRMYHTGSDGKKSDDLDEASASLPLSILVSAEASRHEITPISGELDG, from the coding sequence ATGAAGCAAGCGAATCCGGACAGACTCATGCGTGACGGCACGAGCCGGAAGCAGCGCTTCCCCGCCGCGCTCGATCCGTCGAGTGCGCCCATCGACGGGCGGAGGCCGGAAGAGCTCATCGCCTTTGCCCGGAACTACTCGGCCTCGGTGCGCTACCACGACCAGAACAACGCGGAGATCGACGACTGGAAACGCTTTTTCAGCGAGGATATTGCCGTCCGGGTCGCCTGCGCGGCCATCGAGAATGTCGAACGGTACCGCAGGCGGATCAAGGAGCTGCTCGACATTCTGAAGAACGAAGGGGGCGCGGCTTCGGAAGCGCAACCGGCTACCGTGCTCGGCTGGCTCTTCAGCGACATCGGCACGCTCGCGCGTGAACTCGACCGGCTCAAGGAGGGCTTCGATCCCGCCGTCGCGCTCAAGGCGACGTTGCGGAACCTGATCGCGAGCCGCCTCGCTCCGGCTTTCGGAAAGCTGGTCGCCGCCTTCAAGGGAGGCGTCAAGCTCGGCCATATCCAGCCCGAAACGGAGGCGGACGGCGAAATCGTCATTTTCGAAGCGGCTCCGGAGCCGTTCGAGGCGATCTGCGCGGCGGGCCTCTCGAAGGAGTGGATCACCGGCGAAGCGACGGAGTGGGCGGCATACATCGACTCCATCGGAGCGGACGAGACGCTCTACGCCACCCTGCCGGGCCTCGACGCCTACGGACGACTGGCGAGGCACAACCTCTTCACCTCGCAACTCGACCTTTTCCTGAAAGCCTGCGCCCGCACGGTTGCCGACGCCAAAGCCGCCCTGCCGGAGCTCTTGACGGGACGCGACGACCACCAGCCGCACTACGCGCTCTTCCTCGCTTTCGTGCAACTGATGGAGCTGTCGCGAACCCACCTGAACACGCTGACCGCGCGCCATCTCGATTTTTACTACAAGGAGGTGCTGAAACTCGCGCCGAACGCCTCCGAACCCGACAAGGTTCATCTGCTTTTCGAGCTGGTCAAGAACCGGGAAACCGCCCGGCTCGAAGCCGGAACCCTCTTCAAGGGCAAGGACGAAGCGGGCCGGAGCATCGAGTACGCGCTCGACGAGGAGCTGGTCGCCAACCGGGCCGCCGTCGAGGCGATGCGGGCCGTACGCCATTCGCTCAACAGCGACGACAAACCCCGACTCTACGCCTGGCCGAAGATCGACTCCGGCGACGGCATCGGCGGCGAAATCACCGCGACCGACGGCCAGTGGCATCCGTTCCTGAACGGCACCGGCGTGACGAGTCTCGCCGAAGTCGGCTTCGTCATCGCCTCGAACTGCCTCCTGCTCCGGGAGGGGAACCGCGAAATCACGCTCACCCTCGAGTTCACCGGAGGCAAGGTCTCGCAGACGGCGTTCTGCAACAGCTTCGACTTTTACCTCTCGACCGGAAAGAAATGGGTGCAGGCCACGCTCGACACGGCCAAGCTTTCGAACTCCGCGAGCAAAAAAATCACCATTTCGCTCCTCTTCGACGGCGCGCAGTCGGCGGTCGAGCCGATGACCGGGGCCGATCCGGGCAACGCGCTTCCGGCGACGCTGCCGATGCTCAAGGCGGTGCTCAAGCAGGAATCGGCCAAAAGCCTGCCGCTTTCGACGCTCCAGGAGCTGCGGCTCAACGCCGCCAAATCGCAGCTCGACATCAGCGTCGGCTACGGCGGCGACAACCAGCCGGACGGCTACGGCCTGAAGAGTCTCGCCGTCTCCAACAAGTTCGGCGACCTCAAGACCGACAAGCCCTTCCAGCCCTTCGGCGCGACGCCCGAAAGCGGCGACTGGCTCGTCGTCGGTTCGGACGAGCTGTTCCAGAAAAAAGGCGCCCGATTCCAGCTCCGCATCGTCTGGAAAGGACTCCCCTTCTGGAGAGGCGACATCGACTTCGACTGGGTCAACGAATTCTATCCCAAGGCCGATTTCGCCTTCCTCAAACAGGGTGCGTGGCCAGAGAAAAACGAGCTTGAGAACCAGCGGCTGTTCAGTTGGAAAAATGCCGAGGTCGCCATTCCCGCGTCGAAAACCGCCCTGCCCGCGCTGGCGTTGACCGAAACACACTTCGACACGACGCGCTACACGCTCGACAGCCGTTGCGGCTTCATGAAGCTGACGCTCGACGGCGATTTCGGCCACAAGCTCTATCCGCTCACCCTGAGCCGCTACATGATGCGCGTCGCGGCGAAAGACACGGAACTGGTCGATGACTGCATGACCCTCTGGAAGAAGGAACGCCATAGCCTCTATGTCTGGAAGGATGGGCGGAAAGAGCCGAAAAATCCGAAAAACTTCACGAGCCAGTTTGTCGAAACCTTCTCGAAGTGCCTGCCGGTCGAACCCTACACACCGGTGATCGAATCGCTGACGCTGAGCTACACGGCCTCCACGACGCTGAGCGACGCTGCCTTGTACCAGCTCACGCCGTTCGGCTCCAAAGCGATCGCGCCCGGAGAGGAGACAGGCCTCCTGCACCGCTTCGATAACGAGGGGGAGTTCTATCTCGGCATCGGCGACTTCACGCCCGGCCAGAACCTCACGGTGCTCTTCCAGCTCGCCGAAGGAAGCGCCGCGCCGACGGTCTCCAAACCGGAAAAGCATGTGAGCTGGAGCTGGCTCCGCTCGAACGAGTGGGTCGATTTCGAGACCTCCGAAATGTCGGACGACACGACCCAACTCACCCGCTCCGGCATCATCCGCTTTGCCGTGCCCGCGACGGCCACCAGCGGCGACGCGCTTCTGGGCGGCGAAAAGCTGCATTGGCTGCGGGCGACGATCAGGGAGAAGCCGGAGGCGGTCTGCAAGATCATCGCCGTCGCGACGCAGGCCGCCAGAGCGACGCGCGTCACCGGCGGCGACTCCGCCGGTCAGCTCGCGGCGGAGAGCATCAAAAAAGCGGTCACGCCCGATGCGTCGGTCAAAAAGATCACGCAGCCCTACGCCAGCTTCGGCGGACGGAAGGCCGAGGATGAAACCGCATTCCGCACGAGAGTGAGCGAGCGACTGCGGCACCGGAACCGCGCCATCACGATGTGGGATTACGAACGGCTGGTGCTCGAAGCCTTTCCGCAGATCTACAAGGTCAAGTGCCTGAACCACACGCGCTACGAACCAGGCGCCACCGGCGCGGGCATCTACCGCGAACTTGCGCCCGGGCACGTCACCATCGTGACGGTGCCGAACCTGCGCAACAGCAACGCGGTCGATCCGCTGCGGCCATACACCAGCCTCGGCGACCTCGACCTCGTCAGGACATTCCTCGAAGCGCACACCTCGGAGTTCGTGACGCTGCACGTGCAAAATCCGGCGTTCGAAACGATCGAGACCGGATTCAGCGTCCGCTTCATGCCGGGCATCAACGAGGCGTTCTACAAGGCGCTGTTGCAGCAGGAGCTGACCCGCTTCCTCTCACCGTGGGCCTTCGAGGAGGGGATGGATATCGCGTTCGGCGGCAGAATCCACAAATCCTCGCTGATCGATTTCGTCGAGGAGCGCTCCTACGTTGATTACGTCACAGCGTTCCGGATGTACCACACCGGCAGCGATGGCAAAAAAAGCGACGACCTCGACGAGGCCTCGGCCTCCCTGCCGCTCTCGATCCTCGTATCGGCGGAGGCTTCCCGGCACGAAATCACGCCGATCTCCGGAGAACTCGACGGATGA
- the vgrG gene encoding type VI secretion system tip protein VgrG: MSPENTIPTPATPDVCTFAVLVDGAEIPGRFQLVALSVSHELNRIPAAELHLLDGQASTGTFAASDDELFIPGKEIEIQLGYRSTNDKVFKGLIVKQSVRIRKNGSFLFVECRGNAVKMTRGVKSRYFVDMKDSDVMEEIIGEHGLTSDVTASTPEAGSVVQYESTDWDFLLCRAEANGMVVAVADDTVTVAPPDTSAATAVTVRFGATVLELDAEMDARVQQSGIKATSWSPADQAMVESEASEPSTTGNGNLSADDLAGVLGGDTGVIRHGGNLSQPELQAWADGRLMKERLSKVRGRVRFQGMAAILPGQVIEVTGIGARFEGKLYVSGVRQTVSGGNWETDVQFGLDPELFPERYNLRPLPASGLLPGVGGLQMGVVTVLEGDPESMGRIKVRLPLISDSDEGVWARLATLDAGDGRGTFFRPEIGDEVVVGFIADDPRHPVVLGMCHSGAKPAPEPASDDNHRKGYVSREKLMLTFDDEKKIIHLETPGGNKLSLSDEKKGILIEDMNGNKITLDDKGITIESASDIVLKATGDLKAEGVNIELAAQSGFKAEGSATAELSGASAEVKGSATAKISGGMVQIN, encoded by the coding sequence GTGAGCCCCGAGAACACCATACCGACCCCGGCGACTCCTGATGTGTGCACCTTCGCGGTGCTCGTCGATGGCGCGGAGATTCCCGGCAGGTTCCAGCTCGTGGCGCTCTCGGTGTCGCACGAACTGAACCGGATTCCCGCCGCCGAGCTGCATCTGCTCGACGGGCAGGCTTCGACTGGAACCTTCGCGGCGAGCGACGACGAACTGTTCATTCCGGGCAAGGAGATCGAAATCCAGCTCGGCTACCGCTCGACGAACGACAAGGTGTTCAAAGGACTGATCGTCAAGCAGAGCGTCAGGATTCGCAAGAACGGCAGCTTCCTTTTCGTCGAGTGCCGGGGCAACGCGGTCAAAATGACGAGGGGAGTCAAAAGCCGCTACTTCGTCGACATGAAGGACAGCGACGTCATGGAGGAGATCATCGGTGAGCACGGCCTGACGAGTGACGTCACGGCAAGTACGCCCGAAGCGGGTTCGGTGGTGCAGTACGAATCGACCGACTGGGACTTTCTGCTCTGCCGCGCCGAGGCCAACGGGATGGTGGTGGCGGTAGCGGACGACACGGTGACGGTCGCCCCGCCCGACACCTCCGCCGCCACCGCCGTGACGGTGCGCTTCGGGGCGACCGTGCTGGAACTCGACGCCGAGATGGACGCCCGCGTGCAGCAGAGCGGCATCAAGGCCACGTCATGGAGCCCGGCGGATCAGGCGATGGTGGAGTCTGAGGCGAGCGAACCCTCGACCACCGGCAACGGCAACCTTTCGGCGGACGACCTCGCCGGAGTGCTCGGCGGCGACACAGGCGTGATTCGCCACGGCGGCAACCTGAGCCAGCCCGAGTTGCAGGCGTGGGCGGACGGACGACTGATGAAGGAGCGGCTCTCGAAGGTTCGCGGACGGGTGCGGTTTCAGGGAATGGCCGCGATTCTGCCGGGCCAGGTGATCGAGGTGACGGGCATCGGCGCGCGGTTCGAGGGCAAGCTCTACGTCTCCGGCGTGCGGCAGACGGTGAGCGGCGGCAACTGGGAGACCGACGTGCAGTTCGGCCTCGATCCGGAGCTTTTCCCGGAGCGCTACAATCTGCGCCCGCTGCCCGCATCGGGGCTTCTGCCCGGCGTCGGCGGCTTGCAGATGGGCGTGGTGACGGTGCTGGAGGGCGACCCGGAGAGCATGGGGCGCATCAAGGTGCGGCTGCCACTCATCAGCGATTCGGACGAGGGGGTCTGGGCGCGACTCGCCACGCTCGACGCGGGCGACGGGCGCGGCACCTTTTTTCGCCCCGAGATCGGCGACGAGGTGGTGGTGGGCTTCATCGCCGACGACCCGCGCCATCCGGTGGTGCTCGGCATGTGCCACAGCGGCGCGAAACCCGCGCCGGAACCGGCCTCGGACGACAACCACCGCAAAGGGTACGTGAGCCGCGAAAAGCTGATGCTCACCTTCGACGACGAGAAGAAGATCATCCACCTCGAAACGCCCGGCGGCAACAAGCTCTCGCTGTCGGACGAGAAGAAGGGCATTCTCATCGAGGATATGAACGGCAACAAGATCACCCTCGACGACAAGGGCATCACCATCGAGAGCGCGAGCGACATCGTGCTGAAGGCGACCGGCGACCTCAAGGCCGAGGGGGTGAACATCGAGCTGGCGGCCCAGAGCGGCTTCAAGGCTGAAGGTTCGGCAACGGCGGAGCTCTCCGGAGCGAGCGCGGAAGTCAAGGGCAGCGCCACGGCGAAGATCAGCGGCGGCATGGTACAGATAAACTGA